In Rubrivirga marina, the following are encoded in one genomic region:
- a CDS encoding carbohydrate ABC transporter permease produces the protein MRGRLPRLLAQAALVVGAVVFAYPFVWMALATLKPEAEIAALNPLPSRWTAESYRLVFETIPLGRAFWNSVLVTGLVTTLALFFGSVTAYALSRLSWRGREAAFALILFTMMVPFLVLLIPLYTLVVGFGWTDSYAGLVVPFMMNATAVLILRQHFLSLPQGLIDAARIDGAGEFRILFRIVWPLSVPALVTAGIIVFIGSWNEVLWPLLVVRDEAMMTMPQMVTLFAVGGGAESRLGPQLAAALLLALPVLLAYAAFQRRFVESLATTGLKG, from the coding sequence ATGCGCGGCCGCCTCCCCCGCCTCCTCGCGCAGGCGGCGCTCGTCGTGGGCGCCGTCGTCTTCGCCTACCCGTTCGTGTGGATGGCGCTGGCGACGCTCAAGCCCGAGGCCGAGATCGCGGCGCTCAACCCGCTCCCCTCGAGGTGGACGGCCGAGAGCTACCGGCTCGTGTTCGAGACGATCCCGCTGGGCCGGGCCTTCTGGAACAGCGTCCTCGTGACGGGCCTCGTGACGACGCTCGCCCTGTTCTTCGGGTCGGTCACGGCCTACGCCCTCTCGCGGCTCTCGTGGCGCGGGCGAGAAGCGGCGTTCGCGCTCATCCTGTTCACGATGATGGTCCCGTTCCTCGTCCTCCTCATCCCGCTCTACACGCTCGTCGTCGGGTTCGGGTGGACCGACTCGTACGCCGGGCTCGTCGTCCCCTTCATGATGAACGCGACGGCCGTGCTCATCCTCCGCCAGCACTTCCTGTCGCTCCCCCAGGGCTTGATCGACGCGGCCCGGATCGACGGGGCCGGCGAGTTCCGGATCCTGTTCCGGATCGTCTGGCCGCTGTCGGTGCCCGCGCTCGTGACGGCCGGCATCATCGTCTTTATCGGGAGCTGGAACGAAGTCCTGTGGCCGCTCCTCGTCGTCCGCGACGAGGCCATGATGACGATGCCGCAGATGGTGACGCTGTTCGCCGTCGGCGGCGGGGCCGAGAGCCGGCTCGGGCCGCAGCTCGCGGCGGCGCTCCTCCTCGCGCTCCCCGTCCTCCTGGCGTATGCCGCCTTCCAGCGGCGGTTCGTCGAGAGCCTCGCCACCACCGGCCTCAAGGGCTGA
- a CDS encoding carbohydrate ABC transporter permease: MAAELPTIDSVERVAYAEALPASVATPRRAPRDWRGPLLAAPYFLHLAVFFGYPLVFAIVLVFHRWDLVTPMEWVGLGNLGRLVADDLFARAMLNTGLFLIIHIPLQIVVALFFAELLNKKLPGQGFFRAIYFLPVVVSGVVVTILFAQLFAFDSGYVNKVLVALGGERVPWLVSPAWAMPAIALVATWKNVGLYVLLFLAGLQNIPAPLYEAAEVEGATRWQTWRWVTLPMLNPHMVTVVVLSTIGGFSLFVEPYVLTGGGPLNSTLSGLLYIYNQAFTFNHMGYAATLGLAFALLILVVVLVQRRVVEAEAT, encoded by the coding sequence ATGGCGGCCGAGCTCCCTACCATCGACTCGGTCGAGCGCGTCGCCTACGCCGAGGCCCTGCCCGCCTCGGTCGCCACGCCGAGGCGGGCGCCGCGGGACTGGCGCGGGCCGCTCCTCGCGGCGCCGTACTTCCTCCACCTCGCCGTCTTCTTCGGCTACCCGCTCGTCTTCGCGATCGTCCTCGTGTTCCACCGGTGGGACCTCGTGACGCCGATGGAGTGGGTCGGCCTGGGCAACCTCGGCCGTCTCGTCGCCGACGACCTGTTCGCGCGGGCGATGCTGAACACGGGGCTGTTCCTAATCATCCACATCCCGCTCCAGATCGTCGTCGCGCTGTTCTTCGCGGAGCTCCTCAACAAGAAGCTGCCGGGGCAGGGCTTCTTCCGGGCGATCTACTTCCTGCCGGTCGTCGTCTCCGGCGTCGTGGTGACGATCCTGTTCGCGCAGCTGTTCGCGTTCGACAGCGGCTACGTGAATAAGGTGCTCGTGGCGCTCGGCGGCGAGCGGGTGCCGTGGCTCGTGTCGCCGGCGTGGGCCATGCCCGCGATCGCGCTCGTGGCGACCTGGAAGAACGTCGGGCTATACGTGCTCCTGTTCCTGGCCGGGCTTCAGAACATCCCGGCGCCGCTCTACGAGGCGGCCGAGGTCGAGGGCGCGACGCGCTGGCAGACGTGGCGGTGGGTGACGCTCCCGATGCTCAACCCGCACATGGTCACGGTCGTCGTGCTGTCGACGATCGGCGGGTTCTCGCTGTTCGTCGAGCCGTACGTGCTGACGGGCGGCGGGCCGCTCAACAGCACGCTCTCGGGGCTCCTCTACATCTACAACCAGGCGTTCACGTTCAACCACATGGGCTACGCGGCCACGCTCGGGCTCGCATTCGCCCTGCTCATCCTGGTCGTGGTGCTCGTGCAGCGCCGCGTGGTCGAGGCCGAGGCTACGTGA